The Oceanimonas doudoroffii DNA window TCCTTGATCAGCTGCATGGTGGCGTTGTCGATGTAGATGTGATTCAGGGTCACGTCCGGGTAATCCTTGGCAACTTCGGTCACTACTTCCCGCCACAGAATGGAGGCCTGCAGTACGTTGGCCTTGTCCACGGAAGTGACCACGCCACGGCGGCCCTGAGCCGCTTCAAAGGCCAGGCGAGCGATGCGCTCGATTTCATAGCGGTGATACACTTCGGTATCGAACGCCTTTTCTTCCGGGCCTGAGCCTTCCCGGCCCTTGGGCTGACCGAAGTAGATGCCGCCGGTGAGCTCGCGCATGCACACGATATCAAAGCCCCGGGCGCTGATGTCGGCGCGCAGCGGTGAGAAGCCTTCCAGACCCTGATAGATTTTGGCCGGACGCATGTTGCAGAACAGCTTGAAGTGACCACGCAGGGGCAGCAGGGCGCCGCGCTCGGGCTGTTCATTGGGGGGCAGGTTTTCCCACTTGGGGCCACCCACCGAGCCAAACAGCACGGCGTCGGCGGCTTCACAGCCGGCCAGGGTGGCGGCGGGCAGGGGAGAGCCGTGGTTATCGATGGCGATACCGCCCACGTCATGGTGGCTGAATTCCAGTTGCAGGCCGAACTCGGCCTGCACCTTATCCAGCACGCGAATGGCTTCGGCCATTACTTCCGGGCCAATGCCGTCACCCGGCAATACCGCGACCTTGTAGCTTGCGCTCATGTTCACACTGTCTCCATACGAATTTTTTTCTGAATTTCTTCTTTCTTTTCCGCGACCTGTTCGGCCCGGTAAATACAGTTAATCACGTGTATCAGCGCCTGGGCAGAGGACTCGACGATGTCGGTGGCCAGGCCCATGCCGTGGAACTTGCGGCCCTTGTATTCGGCGACGATGTCCACCTGACCGAGGGCGTCTTTTCCTTCGCCTTTGCTCTGCAGCTCATATTTGTCGATGCGAATGTCGTAGCCGGTGACCCGGTTGATGCACTGGTAGACGGCGTCGACCGGGCCGTTGCCCACGGCGGCTTCGTTGACCACGTCGCCGCCCACTTCCATGCGTACGCTGGCGGTGGACATGACGTTGCTGCCGGACTGCACGCTCAGGTACTTGAGCTTGAACTGCTCGGGCTCCTCGTGGATCTGGCTGAAGAACACCAGGGCTTCCAGATCGTAGTCAAACACCTGGCCCTTGCGGTCGGCCAGTGCCAGGAAGCTGGCATAGAGGGTGTCGAGATCATAGTCCTGCTCGCTGTAGCCCATTTCACTCATGCGGTGCTTGATCACATGACGGCCGGAGCGGGACGTCAGGTTGAGTTGGTTCTTGGGCAGGCCGATGCTCTCGGGGGTGATGATTTCGTAAGTGTTCTTGTTCTTGAGCACGCCGTCCTGGTGAATACCGGAGGAGTGGGCAAAGGCGTTGGCACCGACGATGGCCTTGTTGGGTTGCACCGGCATGTTGCACAGGTTACGCACCAGCTGGCTGGTCCGGTAAATTTCCTGGCTCTTGATGTTGGTGTGCACGCCGAGCAGCTCGCCCCGGGTCTTCATCACCATGGCCACTTCTTCCAGCGAGCAGTTGCCGGCCCGCTCGCCGATGCCGTTGATGGTACATTCGATCTGGCGCGCACCCTGCTGCACGGCGGCGATGGAGTTGGCCACCGACATGCCGAGGTCGTCGTGGCAGTGCACTGAGATCACCGCTTCGTGAATATTGGGCACTCGCTCGAACAGGGTCTGAATAATGCCGCCAAACTCGCTGGGCACGGTATAACCCACGGTGTCGGGAATGTTCACGGTGCGGGCACCGGCCTTGATCACGGCTTCCACCATGCGGCACAGGTTGTCGATGGGGGTACGACCGGCGTCTTCGCAGGAGAATTCCACGTCGTCGGTGTAGCCGCGAGCATGCTTGACCGCCGCCACGCTCATTTCCACCACGGAATCGAAGTCCTTGCGCAGCTTGCTCTGCACATGAATGTCGGAGGTGGAGATAAAGGTGTGAATACGGAACTGATCCGCTACCCGCAGGGCCTCGCCGGCGGCGTCGATGTCGGCCTTGAGGGCGCGGGACAGGGCACAGACCCGGCTGTTCTTGATGTGGCGGGCAATGGTCTGCACCGACTCGAAATCGCCGGGGGAGGAGATGGGAAAGCCCACTTCCATTACGTCGACACCGAGCCGTTCCAGAGCCTGGGCGATCTGCAGTTTTTCCTTGACGGTCAGGCTGGCGGAAAGCGCCTGTTCACCGTCCCGCAAGGTGGTATCGAATATAATGACCTGGTTCGACATGTCGCTTTCCTCTGTGTGTCCGTGCCGCCCGAAGCAGAATGAAAAAAAACCCGTGCGGACGGCACGGGTTTTTGAATGTGAAACTGTGTGAATGATGAATTCCAGCTACGCCTAACCCCGCGCGTTATTGCACCTTGTCGGTTAGTAGTAGTAGCTGAATTTGCTTTTGCATGGTCACTCACATCAGAAAGAATCCGTTAACAACGCTATACAGATAACGATTAACGACGGCGCTGTCAACTTTGTGCTGAACCCAAAACGATGGGGATTAAACGGAATGCTAGCGCCACAAAACCTTAATGTGGTTTTTTGTGCTGCCTTTTGAGTTTTGGTCTAAATAATGATTCTGGCAATTGCGGGGTTATTGTTGTGATTGTTTTGTTGTTGCGCTTGCGTCAT harbors:
- the leuB gene encoding 3-isopropylmalate dehydrogenase is translated as MSASYKVAVLPGDGIGPEVMAEAIRVLDKVQAEFGLQLEFSHHDVGGIAIDNHGSPLPAATLAGCEAADAVLFGSVGGPKWENLPPNEQPERGALLPLRGHFKLFCNMRPAKIYQGLEGFSPLRADISARGFDIVCMRELTGGIYFGQPKGREGSGPEEKAFDTEVYHRYEIERIARLAFEAAQGRRGVVTSVDKANVLQASILWREVVTEVAKDYPDVTLNHIYIDNATMQLIKDPSQFDVLLCSNLFGDIVSDEMAMITGSMGLLPSVSLNDQGFGLYEPAGGSAPDIAGKGIANPIAQILSAALMLRYSFKQEEAAQAIERAVAETLAAGYFTGDLYSDKAEHPVQSTSQMGEQIVSRIRRAS
- the leuA gene encoding 2-isopropylmalate synthase; the protein is MSNQVIIFDTTLRDGEQALSASLTVKEKLQIAQALERLGVDVMEVGFPISSPGDFESVQTIARHIKNSRVCALSRALKADIDAAGEALRVADQFRIHTFISTSDIHVQSKLRKDFDSVVEMSVAAVKHARGYTDDVEFSCEDAGRTPIDNLCRMVEAVIKAGARTVNIPDTVGYTVPSEFGGIIQTLFERVPNIHEAVISVHCHDDLGMSVANSIAAVQQGARQIECTINGIGERAGNCSLEEVAMVMKTRGELLGVHTNIKSQEIYRTSQLVRNLCNMPVQPNKAIVGANAFAHSSGIHQDGVLKNKNTYEIITPESIGLPKNQLNLTSRSGRHVIKHRMSEMGYSEQDYDLDTLYASFLALADRKGQVFDYDLEALVFFSQIHEEPEQFKLKYLSVQSGSNVMSTASVRMEVGGDVVNEAAVGNGPVDAVYQCINRVTGYDIRIDKYELQSKGEGKDALGQVDIVAEYKGRKFHGMGLATDIVESSAQALIHVINCIYRAEQVAEKKEEIQKKIRMETV